From a single Streptomyces sp. NBC_00377 genomic region:
- the bioD gene encoding dethiobiotin synthase — MPILVITGTGTEVGKTVTTAAIAASALAAGRSVAVLKAAQTGVRADECGDADEVARLAGAVTAVEVARYPEPLAPATAARRAGLAPVRPHDVAEAAQKLAVGHDLVLVEGAGGLLVRFDEAGATLADAAQLLRAPVLVVASAGLGTLNVTELTARELRSREVELLGLVIGSWPDSPDLASRCNVADLPEVAGAPLLGALPSGAGALAPADFRTVAPGWLAPRLDGTWEAEAFRARTGSGA; from the coding sequence ATGCCGATCCTGGTGATCACGGGGACGGGTACGGAGGTCGGCAAGACGGTCACGACGGCCGCGATCGCCGCGTCGGCGCTCGCGGCCGGGCGGTCGGTGGCCGTTCTCAAGGCCGCGCAGACCGGGGTGCGGGCGGACGAGTGCGGGGACGCCGACGAGGTCGCCCGGCTCGCGGGCGCGGTGACGGCGGTCGAGGTCGCCCGCTATCCCGAGCCGTTGGCCCCGGCGACGGCGGCGCGGCGGGCGGGCTTGGCGCCGGTGCGGCCCCACGACGTCGCCGAGGCGGCGCAGAAGCTGGCCGTCGGCCATGATCTGGTGCTCGTGGAGGGGGCGGGCGGCCTCCTCGTACGGTTCGACGAGGCGGGCGCAACGCTGGCCGACGCGGCGCAGCTGCTGCGGGCGCCGGTGCTGGTCGTGGCCTCGGCGGGGCTGGGCACGCTGAACGTCACGGAGCTGACGGCCCGTGAACTACGGTCGCGGGAAGTGGAGTTGTTGGGTCTGGTGATCGGGAGCTGGCCCGACTCCCCGGATCTGGCGTCCCGTTGCAATGTCGCGGACCTGCCGGAGGTGGCCGGGGCGCCGCTGCTGGGGGCGCTGCCCTCGGGGGCCGGCGCGCTCGCACCCGCCGACTTCCGCACCGTGGCGCCGGGTTGGCTGGCGCCCCGGCTGGACGGGACCTGGGAGGCGGAGGCCTTCCGGGCGCGGACGGGTTCAGGGGCGTAG
- a CDS encoding ATP-dependent Clp protease proteolytic subunit → MNRPSARHVLPEFTERTSFGHRTTDPYAKLLEERIVFLGTPIDDVSANDVTAQFMYLEHKDPDRDIALYINSPGGSFSAMTALYDTIRFVSCDVETTCLGRAGSTAAVLLAAGTPGKRFTLPGARMTIRQPSLSERVEGQASDLAIQAAELARTRASLEEMLVRHTGRTPEQVASDIERDTSLSAREAVEYGLVDGIVASRKTSAGTTGGR, encoded by the coding sequence ATGAACCGACCGTCGGCTCGTCATGTCCTGCCCGAGTTCACCGAGCGCACGAGCTTCGGGCACCGGACCACTGATCCGTACGCGAAGCTGCTGGAGGAGCGGATCGTCTTCCTGGGGACGCCGATCGACGACGTCTCGGCGAACGACGTGACGGCCCAGTTCATGTACCTCGAGCACAAGGACCCGGACCGGGACATCGCGCTGTACATCAACTCCCCGGGCGGCTCCTTCAGCGCGATGACGGCCCTGTACGACACCATCCGGTTCGTCAGCTGCGACGTGGAGACGACCTGCCTGGGCCGGGCGGGCTCGACCGCGGCGGTGCTGCTGGCGGCGGGCACGCCCGGCAAGCGGTTCACGCTCCCGGGGGCGCGGATGACGATCCGCCAGCCGTCCCTGTCCGAGCGGGTCGAGGGACAGGCGAGCGACCTGGCCATCCAGGCCGCGGAGCTGGCACGCACCCGCGCGAGCCTGGAGGAGATGCTCGTACGGCACACCGGGCGAACCCCTGAGCAGGTGGCCTCGGACATCGAGCGGGACACGTCCCTCAGCGCCCGGGAGGCCGTGGAGTACGGGCTGGTGGACGGGATCGTCGCCAGCCGCAAGACCTCGGCCGGCACGACCGGCGGGCGGTGA
- a CDS encoding TetR/AcrR family transcriptional regulator: MARVSQAHLDARRRQILDGASICFARNGFHATSMQDVLKEADLSAGAVYRYFSGKEELIAAIVGEVLGQVREAFEEESRHIPPPAPDALVAAVLGPLLAARESLTVDGQPAFPRLVVQVWTETLRNKELAALLYEGYTGVREGWGRIVVAYQEAGMMRTDVPPDHVARTMIAAVLGFLVQQSLFGPAPVEVLRDGLRALMSVSPPLSGA, encoded by the coding sequence ATGGCCCGTGTATCCCAGGCACACCTGGACGCCCGCCGTCGGCAGATCCTCGACGGCGCATCGATCTGCTTCGCCCGCAACGGCTTCCACGCCACGTCCATGCAGGACGTGCTCAAGGAGGCCGACCTGTCCGCCGGGGCGGTGTACCGCTACTTCAGCGGCAAGGAGGAACTCATCGCGGCCATCGTCGGCGAGGTGCTCGGCCAGGTCCGGGAAGCCTTCGAGGAGGAGTCCCGGCACATTCCGCCCCCGGCGCCGGACGCCCTCGTCGCCGCGGTCCTCGGCCCCCTTCTCGCCGCCCGGGAGTCCCTGACCGTGGACGGACAGCCGGCCTTTCCGCGCCTCGTCGTCCAGGTGTGGACGGAGACGTTGCGCAACAAGGAGCTGGCGGCCCTTCTGTATGAGGGCTACACCGGGGTGCGCGAGGGCTGGGGCCGGATCGTCGTCGCCTACCAGGAAGCCGGGATGATGCGGACCGACGTGCCCCCGGACCACGTGGCGCGCACCATGATCGCCGCCGTACTGGGCTTCCTCGTCCAGCAGTCGCTGTTCGGGCCCGCCCCGGTGGAGGTGCTGCGGGACGGCCTACGCGCGTTGATGAGCGTGTCGCCCCCGCTGTCGGGGGCCTGA
- the bioB gene encoding biotin synthase BioB: protein MDLLNTLVDKGLRRELPTREEALAVLATSDDDVLDVVAAAGRVRRQWFGRRVKLNYLVNLKSGLCPEDCSYCSQRLGSTAGILKYTWLKPEEASRAAAAGLAGGAKRVCLVASGRGPTDRDVDRVAGTIKAIKDQNEGVEVCACLGLLSDGQAERLREAGADAYNHNLNTSEGTYGEITTTHTYADRVDTVQKAHAAGLSACSGLIAGMGESDEDLVDVVFSLRELDPDSVPVNFLIPVEGTPLAKEWNLTPQRCLRILAMVRFVCPDVEVRIAGGREVHLRTMQPLALHLANSIFLGDYLTTEGQAGRADLEMIADAGFEVEGAEQVTLPGHRATAGGGCGSHGSAGCGSHEGGGCGSHEDAGCGSHEGGGVCGSVPAAAAAASPVAAAGEARTDLVAVRRRGAGTDLAPNA from the coding sequence ATGGACCTGCTGAACACGCTGGTGGACAAGGGGCTTCGGCGCGAGCTGCCGACCCGCGAGGAAGCGCTGGCCGTTCTGGCCACTTCCGACGACGACGTGCTGGACGTGGTGGCCGCGGCCGGCCGGGTGCGCCGGCAGTGGTTCGGGCGGCGGGTGAAACTGAACTACCTGGTCAATCTCAAGTCGGGACTGTGCCCCGAGGACTGCTCCTACTGCTCCCAGCGGCTCGGCTCCACGGCCGGGATCCTGAAGTACACCTGGCTCAAGCCGGAGGAGGCCTCCCGGGCCGCGGCGGCCGGGCTGGCGGGCGGGGCCAAGCGGGTCTGCCTGGTGGCGTCCGGGCGCGGCCCGACGGACCGGGACGTCGACCGGGTGGCCGGCACCATCAAGGCGATCAAGGACCAGAACGAGGGCGTCGAGGTGTGCGCCTGTCTGGGCCTGCTCTCCGACGGCCAGGCCGAACGGCTGCGCGAGGCGGGCGCCGACGCCTACAACCACAACCTGAACACCTCCGAGGGCACCTACGGCGAGATCACCACCACCCACACGTACGCCGACCGGGTGGACACGGTGCAGAAGGCGCACGCGGCGGGCCTGTCGGCGTGCTCGGGTCTCATCGCGGGCATGGGCGAGTCCGACGAGGACCTCGTGGACGTGGTCTTCTCGCTGCGCGAGCTGGACCCGGACTCCGTTCCGGTCAACTTCCTCATCCCGGTGGAGGGCACCCCGCTGGCCAAGGAGTGGAACCTCACGCCGCAGCGCTGTCTGCGCATCCTGGCGATGGTGCGGTTCGTCTGCCCCGACGTGGAGGTGCGCATCGCGGGCGGCCGCGAGGTCCATCTGCGCACGATGCAGCCGCTGGCCCTGCACCTGGCCAATTCCATCTTCCTGGGCGACTACCTCACGACGGAGGGCCAGGCGGGCCGGGCCGACCTGGAGATGATCGCGGACGCCGGCTTCGAGGTGGAGGGCGCGGAGCAGGTCACGCTGCCCGGGCACCGGGCGACGGCGGGCGGCGGCTGCGGGTCGCACGGGAGCGCCGGGTGCGGATCGCACGAGGGCGGCGGCTGCGGGTCCCACGAGGACGCCGGGTGCGGGTCCCACGAGGGCGGCGGGGTGTGCGGCTCCGTCCCGGCGGCCGCGGCGGCCGCCTCCCCGGTCGCGGCGGCCGGCGAGGCGCGTACGGACCTGGTCGCCGTGCGCCGCCGTGGCGCCGGCACGGATCTCGCGCCCAATGCCTGA
- a CDS encoding ABC transporter permease, which translates to MSATRRLIAVVLIVPTLAAVALWAFAWPAARTAPRDLPLGVAGPPAATARLEKELAGHEGAFEIHRYAGLKAARDAVEDRTVYGAVVVTAQGPELLTASAASPVVAQLLQQAVGRQAAATGAELRTVDVVPAPATDPRGAALGASVLPLALAGLAAGAVVSLLGLRGVRAVAALLGAAALVGLVAAALAHSWLGVLTGDWWAEAAVLGLSTLAVGSAVAGCAALLGTPGIGVVSFVVMFLGNPFSGAASAPRMLPEPVGAIGQWLPPGAGTSLVRSVSFFDGAAATGPALTLACWAALGLGAVVLGARLKRGTAPDRPAAGAREPALVA; encoded by the coding sequence ATGTCCGCCACCCGGCGCCTGATCGCCGTCGTCCTCATCGTCCCGACCCTCGCCGCCGTCGCCCTCTGGGCCTTCGCCTGGCCGGCCGCCCGGACCGCGCCCCGCGATCTGCCGCTCGGCGTGGCGGGCCCGCCCGCGGCGACCGCGCGGCTGGAGAAGGAACTGGCCGGCCACGAGGGCGCCTTCGAGATCCACCGCTACGCCGGCCTGAAGGCCGCCCGGGACGCCGTCGAGGACCGGACCGTATACGGCGCGGTGGTCGTCACGGCGCAGGGACCGGAGCTGCTGACCGCCTCGGCCGCGAGCCCGGTCGTCGCCCAGCTGCTCCAGCAGGCGGTCGGGCGGCAGGCAGCCGCCACGGGCGCCGAGCTGCGGACGGTGGACGTGGTGCCGGCGCCGGCCACCGATCCGCGTGGCGCGGCCCTCGGAGCGAGCGTGCTGCCGCTCGCCCTGGCCGGCCTCGCGGCGGGCGCGGTGGTGTCCCTGCTGGGACTGCGCGGGGTCCGTGCCGTGGCCGCGCTGCTCGGCGCCGCCGCCCTGGTCGGCCTGGTCGCGGCGGCGCTGGCACACAGCTGGCTCGGGGTGCTCACGGGTGACTGGTGGGCGGAGGCCGCCGTGCTGGGGTTGTCGACGCTGGCGGTCGGCTCGGCGGTGGCGGGCTGCGCCGCGCTGCTCGGCACCCCGGGCATCGGAGTCGTGTCGTTCGTGGTGATGTTCCTCGGCAACCCGTTCTCCGGGGCCGCCTCGGCGCCGCGGATGCTGCCGGAGCCGGTGGGCGCGATCGGCCAGTGGCTGCCGCCCGGCGCCGGCACGAGCCTGGTGCGCTCGGTGTCGTTCTTCGACGGAGCGGCGGCGACCGGCCCGGCGCTCACGCTGGCCTGCTGGGCCGCGCTGGGTCTCGGGGCGGTGGTACTGGGTGCCCGGCTGAAGCGGGGGACGGCCCCGGACCGGCCGGCCGCCGGGGCACGGGAGCCCGCGCTCGTCGCCTGA
- a CDS encoding type II toxin-antitoxin system Phd/YefM family antitoxin translates to MAYEIPVTQARAELADLINRVVYGGERVVVTRHGKPLVALVSAADLERLDELDRAAEEPVISSVAAVREVASAPREQHRFGVTAEYRGPNPS, encoded by the coding sequence ATGGCCTACGAGATTCCGGTGACGCAAGCCAGGGCTGAACTCGCCGATCTGATCAACCGTGTGGTGTACGGCGGTGAGCGTGTCGTCGTGACCCGGCACGGCAAGCCTCTTGTCGCCCTCGTCTCCGCCGCTGACCTGGAGCGACTCGACGAGCTCGACCGGGCCGCGGAGGAGCCGGTGATCAGCTCGGTCGCCGCCGTGCGCGAGGTCGCGTCCGCTCCCCGCGAACAGCACCGGTTCGGGGTGACGGCGGAGTACCGGGGACCGAACCCGTCCTAG
- a CDS encoding adenosylmethionine--8-amino-7-oxononanoate transaminase: MPERSPLGVSELLELDRRHVWHPYGPMPGRAEPLVVESASGVRLRPADGSGELVDGMASWWSAIHGYNHPVLNEAVREQLGRMSHLMFGGLTHEPAVRLAKLLVDMSPDGLEHVFLADSGSVSVEVAVKMCLQYWRSLGRPAKQRLLTWRGGYHGDTWQPMSVCDPEGGMHDLWTGVLPRQVFVDPPPAEFDEAYADLLREAIGRHADELAAVIVEPVVQGAGGMRFHSPGYLRVLREACDAHDVLLVFDEIATGFGRTGALFAAEHAAVTPDVMCVGKALTGGYLTMAAALCTSRVADGISRGEVPVLAHGPTFMGNPLAAAVACASIELLLAQDWLAEVKRIEAGLREGLAAAVEIPGVRDVRVLGAIGVVQLDHPLDDAGMAAATRAAVREGVWLRPFRDLVYTMPPYVTDDTDVARIARAVCAAAREG; encoded by the coding sequence ATGCCTGAGCGGTCCCCGCTCGGCGTCTCCGAACTGTTGGAGCTCGACCGGCGGCACGTATGGCATCCGTACGGTCCGATGCCCGGCCGGGCCGAGCCGCTCGTGGTGGAGTCGGCGAGCGGGGTCCGGCTGCGGCCGGCGGACGGCTCGGGCGAGCTGGTGGACGGCATGGCGTCCTGGTGGTCGGCGATCCACGGCTACAACCACCCGGTGCTCAACGAGGCCGTGCGCGAGCAGCTGGGCCGGATGAGTCATCTGATGTTCGGCGGGCTCACCCACGAGCCCGCCGTCCGCCTGGCGAAGCTCCTTGTCGACATGTCACCCGACGGTCTCGAGCATGTCTTCCTCGCCGACTCGGGGTCGGTGTCGGTCGAGGTCGCGGTGAAGATGTGCCTTCAGTACTGGCGCTCGCTGGGCCGCCCGGCCAAGCAGCGCCTGCTGACCTGGCGCGGCGGCTACCACGGCGACACCTGGCAGCCGATGTCCGTGTGCGATCCCGAGGGCGGGATGCACGACCTGTGGACCGGGGTGCTGCCCCGGCAGGTCTTCGTGGACCCGCCTCCCGCCGAGTTCGACGAGGCGTACGCCGACCTGCTGCGCGAGGCGATCGGGCGGCACGCCGACGAACTGGCCGCGGTCATCGTGGAGCCGGTGGTGCAGGGCGCGGGCGGGATGCGGTTCCACTCCCCCGGCTACCTGCGGGTGCTGCGCGAGGCGTGCGACGCGCACGACGTGCTGCTGGTGTTCGACGAGATCGCGACCGGGTTCGGGCGCACCGGTGCGCTGTTCGCGGCGGAGCACGCCGCGGTGACACCGGATGTGATGTGCGTCGGCAAGGCGCTGACCGGCGGCTATCTGACGATGGCGGCGGCCCTGTGCACCTCCCGGGTGGCCGACGGGATCTCGCGGGGCGAGGTGCCGGTCCTGGCCCACGGGCCGACGTTCATGGGCAACCCGCTCGCCGCGGCCGTCGCCTGTGCCTCGATCGAGCTGCTGCTCGCACAGGACTGGCTCGCGGAGGTCAAGCGGATCGAGGCGGGGCTGCGGGAGGGCCTCGCGGCGGCGGTGGAGATCCCCGGTGTGCGGGACGTCCGGGTCCTCGGCGCGATCGGTGTGGTCCAGCTCGACCACCCCCTCGACGACGCGGGCATGGCGGCCGCCACCCGGGCCGCCGTGCGCGAGGGCGTCTGGCTGCGGCCGTTCCGCGACCTGGTCTACACGATGCCGCCGTACGTCACCGACGACACGGACGTGGCACGGATCGCGCGCGCGGTGTGTGCCGCGGCGCGGGAGGGATGA
- a CDS encoding helix-turn-helix domain-containing protein: MQHGPAVRRRKLGAELRNLRARAGLTSGEAARLVGWHQSKVSRMETGVSGSKPADVRLLLDAYGVADPQLRELMLALAGADGGGGRDHWWHAYRGVLPLTYRDFISLESQASAMRTLETTVVPGLLQTPEYARAVTAAAVEGADEDQLDTLVEVRLARQDVLRATPPLELNAVLDEAVLRRQVGGAEVMAHQLERLVEAARMPQVRLQVLPFAAGAHIGITGPFVIFSFPRTSDLDVVVLDHLTSSLHLERKEDLQAYTEAFNALRAHALSPGDSSDYIAAIAGGA; the protein is encoded by the coding sequence ATGCAGCACGGTCCCGCGGTGCGCCGCCGGAAACTGGGCGCCGAACTGCGCAATCTGCGCGCCCGGGCCGGTCTCACCAGTGGTGAGGCGGCCCGGCTCGTGGGCTGGCACCAGTCCAAGGTGAGCCGCATGGAGACCGGGGTCAGTGGGTCAAAACCGGCCGATGTGCGGTTACTCCTGGATGCCTACGGGGTCGCCGATCCGCAGCTGCGGGAACTGATGCTCGCGCTCGCGGGAGCCGACGGCGGGGGCGGCCGGGACCACTGGTGGCACGCCTACCGCGGGGTGCTGCCGCTCACCTACCGGGATTTCATCAGTCTGGAGTCCCAGGCGAGCGCCATGCGCACCCTGGAGACGACCGTGGTCCCCGGGCTGTTGCAGACGCCCGAGTACGCGCGCGCCGTGACAGCGGCAGCCGTGGAGGGAGCCGACGAGGACCAGCTCGACACGCTGGTGGAGGTGCGGCTGGCCCGGCAGGACGTACTGCGCGCGACGCCGCCGCTGGAGCTGAACGCGGTGCTGGACGAGGCGGTGCTGCGGCGGCAGGTGGGCGGGGCCGAGGTGATGGCGCATCAGCTGGAGCGTCTGGTGGAGGCCGCCCGGATGCCCCAAGTACGCCTCCAGGTACTGCCGTTCGCCGCCGGAGCGCATATCGGCATTACCGGCCCTTTCGTTATCTTCTCATTTCCGCGCACTTCTGATCTGGATGTGGTTGTTCTCGACCACTTGACGAGTAGCCTCCATCTCGAACGGAAAGAAGACCTCCAGGCCTACACCGAGGCCTTCAACGCCCTTCGGGCGCACGCCCTTTCGCCCGGGGACTCATCGGATTACATCGCCGCGATAGCAGGCGGCGCGTGA
- a CDS encoding 8-amino-7-oxononanoate synthase, whose protein sequence is MAFGWIDEQAELRRRAGLVRTLRPRPAESPLLDLASNDYLGLARHPETVAGAVAAAGTWGGGATGSRLVTGTTELHGELERELAEHCGFEAALVFSSGYAANLAAVTALAPHGSLIVSDAGNHASLIDGCRLARGTTQVVAHADPDAVRKALGTHAGPAVAVSDTVFSVDGDAAPLAALAAACREYGAGLVVDDAHGLGVLGDGGQGAPYAAGLAGADDVVVTVTLSKSLGSQGGAVLGPARVIDQLVNAARTFIFDTGLAPAAAGAALAALRLLRREPQRAVRARAVAGELHARLTAAGLEAVRPDAAVVSVRAPSPEAAVRWAADCRSAGLAVGCFRPPSVPDGISRLRLTARADLSGAELERAVRVIGETRP, encoded by the coding sequence ATGGCGTTCGGCTGGATCGACGAACAGGCGGAGCTGCGCCGCCGGGCCGGACTCGTGCGGACCCTGCGGCCCCGTCCGGCGGAGTCACCGCTCCTCGACCTGGCGAGCAACGACTACCTCGGTCTCGCCCGCCATCCCGAGACCGTGGCGGGCGCCGTGGCGGCCGCCGGGACCTGGGGCGGCGGTGCCACCGGTTCCAGGCTCGTCACCGGCACCACCGAGCTGCACGGCGAACTGGAGCGTGAACTCGCCGAGCACTGCGGGTTCGAGGCGGCCCTCGTCTTCTCCTCCGGGTACGCGGCCAACCTCGCGGCGGTCACCGCGCTGGCCCCGCACGGCTCGCTGATCGTCTCCGACGCGGGCAACCATGCCTCGCTCATCGACGGCTGCCGGCTGGCCCGCGGCACCACCCAGGTCGTCGCCCACGCCGACCCGGACGCCGTGCGCAAGGCGCTCGGCACCCACGCCGGCCCGGCCGTGGCGGTCTCGGACACGGTCTTCTCGGTCGACGGCGACGCCGCCCCGCTGGCCGCCCTGGCGGCGGCCTGCCGCGAGTACGGCGCCGGACTGGTCGTCGACGACGCCCACGGTCTCGGGGTGCTCGGGGACGGCGGACAGGGCGCTCCGTACGCGGCGGGACTGGCGGGCGCCGACGACGTCGTGGTCACGGTCACCCTGTCCAAGTCGCTGGGCAGCCAGGGCGGGGCCGTGCTGGGACCGGCGCGGGTCATCGACCAGCTGGTGAACGCGGCCCGGACCTTCATCTTCGACACGGGTCTGGCGCCCGCGGCGGCGGGCGCGGCGCTGGCGGCCCTCAGGCTGCTGCGCCGGGAGCCGCAGCGCGCGGTGCGCGCCCGTGCCGTGGCGGGCGAACTGCACGCGCGCCTGACGGCCGCGGGCCTGGAAGCGGTGCGTCCGGACGCCGCGGTCGTCTCCGTGCGTGCTCCGTCCCCGGAGGCGGCCGTGCGGTGGGCGGCGGACTGCCGGTCGGCAGGCCTGGCCGTGGGCTGCTTCCGTCCTCCCTCCGTGCCCGACGGCATCTCACGCCTCAGGCTGACCGCGCGTGCGGACCTCTCCGGGGCCGAGCTGGAACGCGCTGTACGGGTGATCGGCGAAACACGACCATGA
- a CDS encoding urease subunit beta — translation MIPGEFLFADEPVVYNEGREVTRLTVLNAADRPVQVGSHYHFAEANPGLEFERAAARGKRLNVAAGTAVRFEPGIPVDVELVPLAGARVVPGLRGETGGALDA, via the coding sequence ATGATTCCCGGAGAGTTCCTGTTCGCCGACGAGCCCGTCGTGTACAACGAGGGTCGTGAGGTCACCCGCCTGACCGTGCTCAACGCCGCCGACCGTCCCGTCCAGGTCGGCTCCCACTACCACTTCGCCGAGGCCAACCCGGGCCTGGAGTTCGAGCGCGCCGCCGCGCGCGGCAAGCGGCTGAACGTTGCCGCGGGCACTGCCGTGCGCTTCGAGCCCGGGATCCCCGTCGACGTCGAACTCGTCCCGCTGGCCGGCGCGCGGGTCGTGCCCGGGCTGCGCGGGGAGACCGGAGGTGCCCTCGATGCCTGA
- a CDS encoding ATP-binding protein, translating to MADHLEASVILPSDPASVSAARCFVADALGEWGLPADAELADAVRLIVSELATNAVQHTFGQSPTFTVAVVLDRDEHVRVGVTDSHPRFPRRLPAAVQQDNGRGMVIIRWLTAECGGRLRVRPTREGGKTVTVELPWTVPATEPVAGVLAVPAEGELPGR from the coding sequence ATGGCAGATCACCTGGAAGCATCCGTCATTCTGCCGAGCGATCCCGCCTCGGTCTCCGCGGCCCGCTGCTTCGTGGCCGACGCCCTCGGGGAATGGGGTCTCCCGGCGGACGCGGAGCTGGCCGACGCCGTCCGGCTGATCGTCTCGGAACTCGCCACCAACGCCGTACAGCACACCTTCGGGCAGTCACCCACCTTCACGGTGGCCGTCGTCCTGGACCGTGACGAACACGTGCGTGTCGGCGTCACCGACAGTCACCCGCGCTTCCCCAGACGACTGCCGGCCGCCGTCCAGCAGGACAACGGCCGAGGCATGGTGATCATCCGCTGGCTGACCGCGGAGTGCGGCGGCAGGCTGAGGGTGCGGCCCACCCGGGAGGGCGGCAAGACGGTCACCGTCGAGCTCCCGTGGACCGTCCCGGCGACGGAGCCGGTGGCCGGCGTCCTGGCGGTTCCGGCGGAGGGTGAGCTCCCGGGGCGGTGA
- a CDS encoding C40 family peptidase, with product MSALNRVPSLMVRAGTASAFAIAAVGGSVVVPGLAPDAAAATPATKALQIAASKKGAPYKYGATGPKRFDCSGLTMYSFKKAGKTLPRTAAQQYNKTKHISASSRKAGDLVFFHSGSNVYHVGIYAGKGKIWHSPKTGDVVKLQKIWTKSVWYGRVR from the coding sequence ATGTCTGCGCTCAATCGTGTCCCGTCGCTCATGGTCCGGGCCGGTACGGCCTCGGCGTTCGCCATTGCCGCCGTGGGCGGCTCGGTCGTGGTCCCGGGGCTCGCCCCGGACGCCGCGGCCGCCACACCGGCGACGAAGGCGCTCCAGATCGCGGCTTCCAAGAAGGGTGCACCTTACAAGTACGGCGCCACCGGGCCGAAGAGGTTCGACTGCTCGGGGCTGACGATGTACTCGTTCAAGAAGGCGGGCAAGACCCTGCCCAGGACGGCGGCCCAGCAGTACAACAAGACGAAGCACATCTCGGCGTCGAGCCGCAAGGCAGGCGACCTCGTGTTCTTCCACTCCGGGTCGAACGTCTACCACGTCGGGATCTACGCGGGTAAGGGCAAGATCTGGCACTCGCCCAAGACCGGTGACGTGGTGAAGCTCCAGAAGATCTGGACCAAGAGCGTCTGGTACGGCCGGGTCCGCTAG
- a CDS encoding urease subunit gamma has translation MQLTPHEQERLLIHVAADVAEKRRARGLRLNHPEAVALITSHILEGARDGRTVAELMSSGRKLLTRDDVMEGIPEMIHDVQVEATFPDGTKLVTVHDPIV, from the coding sequence GTGCAACTGACCCCGCACGAGCAGGAGAGGCTGCTGATCCACGTGGCGGCCGACGTCGCCGAGAAGCGCCGGGCCCGCGGGCTCAGGCTCAACCACCCGGAGGCGGTGGCCCTCATCACGTCGCACATCCTCGAGGGCGCGCGTGACGGCCGTACGGTGGCCGAACTCATGTCGTCCGGCCGCAAGCTGCTCACCCGCGACGACGTCATGGAGGGCATCCCCGAGATGATCCACGACGTCCAGGTCGAGGCCACCTTCCCGGACGGCACCAAGCTCGTCACCGTCCACGACCCGATCGTCTGA
- a CDS encoding DUF397 domain-containing protein, with protein sequence MSAPPRNVPSSTGPDRLPDVRWLRSSYSTGANNCVETARPASGPLAGLLAVRDSKDPAGPALLFSPESWTDFTAAVSRVR encoded by the coding sequence ATGTCCGCACCACCGCGGAACGTACCTTCCAGTACCGGACCCGACCGTCTCCCGGATGTGCGGTGGCTGCGCAGCAGCTACAGCACGGGAGCGAACAACTGCGTCGAGACGGCCCGGCCGGCCTCCGGCCCCCTGGCCGGACTGCTCGCCGTACGCGACTCCAAGGACCCGGCCGGACCCGCCCTGCTCTTCTCCCCCGAGAGCTGGACGGACTTCACGGCCGCGGTCTCCCGGGTCCGCTGA